Proteins from a genomic interval of Apteryx mantelli isolate bAptMan1 chromosome 5, bAptMan1.hap1, whole genome shotgun sequence:
- the LOC106497720 gene encoding homeobox protein not2-like: MKRVRTVFKPEQLERLEQEFLKQQYMVGTERVDLAATLHLTETQVKVWFQNRRIKWRKQSMEQKKAKLTQFGVIQPATADSTDIKDHEEDTVDVEL, translated from the exons ATGAAGAGGGTCCGCACGGTCTTCAAACCAGAACAGCTGGAGCGGCTGGAGCAGGAGTTCCTCAAGCAGCAGTACATGGTGGGCACGGAGCGAGTAGACCTGGCTGCAACTCTGCATCTCACAGAGACTCAG GTGAAAGTCTGGTTCCAGAACCGGAGAATCAAATGGAGGAAGCAGAGCATGGAGCAGAAGAAGGCAAAGCTGACTCAGTTCGGAGTGATTCAGCCTGCCACTGCAGACTCAACAGACATCAAGGACCATGAGGAGGACACTGTGGATGTTGAGCTTTGA
- the LOC106497730 gene encoding homeobox protein not2-like, producing MAAPAPPPPPGQAFTIAALLGRASPPPPPANAAAAAPPRWGAPGNAAIAAPPPPAPAPRPLCAACCGPLAWPGRLGAAGYLLSKCCFPIFKAKAGKAKRVRTIFTSEQLARLEKEFARQQYMVGAERCLLAAALHLTEEQVKVWFQNRRIKWRKQSLEQQQAKLAKMGLATPQRSPDSQSHHGEEDRDFPAEDSREDATPSPCSETVTAQPPGQAVATSC from the exons atggcggccccggcgccgccgccgccgcccggccaggCCTTCACCATCGCGGCGCTGCTGGgccgcgcctcgccgccgccgcctcccgccaacgccgccgccgccgccccgccgcgctgggGGGCGCCCGGCAACGCCGCcatcgccgccccgccgcccccggccccggcgccgcggccgctctgCGCCGCCTGCTGCGGGCCGCTCGCCTGGCCCGGCCGCCTCGGCGCCGCCG gctaccTGCTGTCCAAGTGCTGCTTCCCCATCTTCAAGGCCAAGGCGGGCAAAGCCAAGCGGGTGCGGACCATCTTCACCAGCGAGCAGCTGGCCCGGCTGGAGAAGGAGTTTGCCCGGCAGCAGTACATGGTGGGCGCGGAGCGGTGCCTGCTCGCCGCGGCCCTCCACCTCACCGAGGAGCAG GTGAAAGTCTGGTTCCAAAACCGGAGGATCAAGTGGAGAAAACAAAGCCTGGAACAGCAACAAGCCAAACTGGCCAAAATGGGCTTGGCCACCCCACAGAGGAGCCCGGACTCACAGAGTCACCATGGCGAGGAAGACAGGGACTTCCCGGCAGAGGACAGTCGGGAAGACGCCACACCGTCCCCGTGCTCAGAGACAGTGACTGCGCAGCCCCCTGGACAGGCTGTTGCAACGAGCTGCTGA
- the PRADC1 gene encoding protease-associated domain-containing protein 1 has translation MLRRSLWLCICLCSCPARGLRVHEYLYFQVLSPGDIRYIFTATPAKDFGGVFNTRYDQIHLVPADPPEACGELNNGVFIQDQIALVERGGCSFLSKTRVIQEHGGRAVIIADNAYDNDSFYIEMIQDSTRRTADIPALFLLGRDGYMIRRSLEQHGLPWAVISIPVNVTSIPTYEMMQPPWTFW, from the exons ATGCTCCGCCGCTCGCTCTGGCTCTGCATCTGCCtctgctcctgcccggcccgcg GTTTACGCGTCCATGAATACTTGTATTTCCAAGTGCTGAGCCCCGGAGACATCCGCTACATCTTCACTGCCACTCCGGCCAAGGATTTTGGGGGAGTGTTT AACACAAGGTACGACCAGATCCACCTGGTCCCGGCGGATCCGCCCGAAGCCTGCGGCGAGCTGAACAATGGGGTCTTCATCCAAGACCAGATCGCCTTGGTGGAGCGGGG GGGCTGCTCGTTCCTGTCGAAGACGCGGGTGATCCAGGAGCACGGAGGACGGGCGGTGATTATTGCCGATAACGCCTACGATAACGACAGCTTCTATATCGAAATGATCCAGGACAGCACCAGGCGCACGGCGGACATCCCCGCGCTCTTCCTGCTGGGCAGGGATGG gtACATGATCCGACGCTCCCTGGAACAGCACGGGCTCCCGTGGGCCGTCATCTCCATCCCCGTCAACGTCACCAGCATCCCAACGTACGAAATGATGCAGCCACCCTGGACCTTCTGGTAG
- the SMYD5 gene encoding histone-lysine N-trimethyltransferase SMYD5, which translates to MAASAGDACGGGGGGGGGVGGRAGAGAGAAAEARFISSAKGKGLFATKSIRKGDTVFVERPVVASQFLWNALYNYRACDHCLRALETAEENAQRLLGRSSQVLPHPEQCSIRKDLHQQCPQCQVTYCSAECRQSAWEQYHQVLCLGPSREDPTHPLNKLQEAWRNMHYPPETSSIMLMARMVATVKQAKDKDWWIKVFSQFCSKTANEEEEIVHKLLGDKFKGQLELLRLLFTEALYDEHLSRWFTPEGFQSLFALVGTNGQGIGTSSLSQWVHACDALDLPMPQREQLDAFIDQLYKDIEKESGEFLNCEGSGLYVLQSCCNHSCIPNAETSFPDNNFLLHLTALEDIEAGEEICISYLDCCQRDRSRHSRHKILRENYLFTCSCPKCLAQADDADVTSDEEEEGEGETDDAELEDEMTDV; encoded by the exons ATGGCCGCCTCCGCGGGGGACGCgtgtggtggcggcggcggcggtggcggcggggtgggcggccgggccggggccggggccggggcggcggcggaggcacgcTTCATCAGCAGCGCCAAG GGAAAAGGCCTGTTCGCCACCAAGAGCATCCGCAAAGGGGACACCGTCTTCGTGGAGCGGCCCGTGGTGGCCTCGCAGTTCCTCTGGAATGCCCTGTACAACTACAGAG CCTGCGATCACTGCCTGCGGGCTTTGGAGACGGCGGAGGAAAACGCCCAGCGGCTGCTGGGGAGAAGCTCCCAGGTGCTGCCTCACCCGGAGCAGTGCAGCATCCGCAAAGACCTGCACCAGCAGTGTCCCCAGTGCCAG GTGACGTACTGCAGTGCTGAATGCAGGCAGTCCGCTTGGGAGCAGTACCACCAGGTCCTCTGCCTCGGCCCGTCCCGCGAGGACCCCACGCACCCCCTCAACAAGCTGCAGGAGGCATGGAG AAACATGCATTATCCGCCGGAGACTTCCAGCATCATGCTGATGGCACGGATGGTTGCCACCGTCAAGCAG gcTAAGGACAAGGACTGGTGGATAAAGGTCTTCTCCCAGTTCTGCAGTAAGACGGCAAATGAGGAGGAGGAGATTGTGCACAAGCTGCTGGGGGACAAATTTAAG GGCCAGCTGGAACTGCTGCGGTTGCTCTTCACAGAAGCTCTTTACGACGAACATCTCAGCAGG TGGTTCACTCCTGAAGGCTTTCAGTCCCTCTTTGCCCTCGTTGGGACCAATGGCCAAGGCATAGGAACCAG CTCTCTGAGCCAGTGGGTGCACGCTTGCGATGCGCTGGATCTCCCCATGCCCCAGCGAGAGCAGCTGGACGCCTTCATCGACCAGCTCTACAAGGATATCGAGAAGG AGTCAGGAGAGTTCCTCAACTGCGAGGGATCGGGTCTCTACGTTCTCCAGAGCTGCT GTAACCACAGCTGTATCCCCAACGCCGAGACATCCTTCCCGGACAACAACTTCCTCCTGCATCTGACAGCTCTGGAGGATATCGAGGCAGGAGAG GAAATCTGCATCAGTTACTTGGACTGCTGCCAGCGGGATCGGAGCAGACACAGCCGCCACAAGATACTCAG GGAGAACTACTTGTTTACCTGCTCGTGTCCGAAGTGCCTAGCGCAAGCCGACGACGCCGACGTGACGtcggacgaggaggaggagggcgaaggGGAGACGGATGACGCTGAGCTGGAGGATGAGATGACCGACGTTTGA